From Manihot esculenta cultivar AM560-2 chromosome 18, M.esculenta_v8, whole genome shotgun sequence:
TCAACTTGGTTGCCACGCATAaaccatgattttcatcaacaCAAACACCGTAAAATTGCAGGATATTTTTATGTCCACAAGTCATTAGCTCCAGCAGGTCCTTCCGGAGTTCAAATTCATAAGAACTCCCTTTGTCACATCCTTTGAGCTTCTCAATTCCAACCCTTTTCCCCTTGTAAACTCCCTTAAAAGAATTAGGTCCAATCTGATCAATTAACTCAAGATTGTCAGAGTTCAAAAGCCATTTCCCAATCTCGTCTCCACCCAACTGAATTGTTTGCCATTCGTCAACTGATACAACAAGCGATGAAGTAGGTAAAGGCATCTCAAGCTGAATCTTCGCACTTAAATTCTCAGCGCTGTTCTTGTAATTTTGTTCACTCGAATCCTCCTCAATTTCACCAAAATCTCTCCCTCTAGTATTCTCTTCTTGGCAGCCACAGAGCCCAAATGGAAGCTTCACTGCAGTAGGTTTGGGCTTCTTTATAGCAGATTTTAAAGCACTTTCGATCCGGGTTTTGAATGATTTCTCTTGCCCAGCTTGAACTAAAAGAAGAACCACCCCAAGAGTAAACCCCTTCTTTTCAAAGATCTGAATCTTCTTGCAGCAAATGGATGTGCTATCTAATGCACCAGACATTACCGGCCACGAAATCGAAGAGTTACAAGCAAATGTAAGCTTGAAAACAGAACCTTGTACCTCATCATCAGATACTTCCTGTATCATTATTGCTGGTTGCTCATCCACCGATGCCTGCTCTATCAGCTTTATGTGTAGAAACACATCTTTCATATCAAATCCTGCCTGTGCATAGCTGTAGAAATACCAGAAGAAAGAAACTACAAATTACTAAAGACGAGAAACCCAAAAGCTCTGAAAGCAAtttcgatttattttttaaagaaagaatCTCTAGaggatgaatttttttttttcaaaaaaaaaaaaaagaagaaaagatgaagaagaagaagaacttgAGAGATTAGAAATCAACGATTAATATAGTAACATGGAGTGAATTCCTATACATATCTTCTGTTTTTCCTGCACTGCAAGAAAACAGAaccaaaatataaacaaaaggATGGAATCCTTCACTAAGCCGTAAGCAGCAAACCTGAGAGGCAAAGAATCGTAATGCTTCCTAATATTGGACACTAGCTTCTCCGGCAACTGGCTACCTGGGTACAGCTGCGTCAGGTTCCTTACAACATTAGCCCACACTACTTTCCTGCAACTCTCAATCTTAGTGCCATTATTACTAAATTGCTGGGATGCTTGCTCCTGCTGCTGCTGCAGAACCTGTACTTGCGGGTCACGGGCCGAGTCAAGATTCAGTGAGTTCTTAAGCGAAGCAATCGCCTCCGACACGTTTCGACTCAGTCTCTGAAACCGTTTCTGCATAATGGAAGATGATGGGTCTTTGATTGGAAGATTTGAAGACGAAGAAGATGAAATTTCAGGTTGTAAAGTGGTTTCTGATCTATCTTGGGTTCGCATCAGGACTTGCTCTACCATGTCCTCATCGGTGCTGGCTCTGCTCGACCAGCACTCTAAGGCAGCAGCCATGGCTTGGCGGAGGAGCTGTTAATGTGGGTTCGAGCTTCAGAGGAAGGAGTTAAGGACCAGTGAGACAAGCTAAAGCTTAACTCGAAACGAAGATGGTTTGATCTCTGTTTCAGATTTCTGGTTTTCCCACTTCTGATTCTGATAGGGAAATTGAAGACAGGTGAGAGTGGTTTGGTTTGGATGGTTAAGTGTAATAAATTAAGGAAATAATACTGTAGTGTGGGAGGTCTCAGCAAGCTATTATGAATTCCCACTATTTCAACCGTTGATCAATTATGTATATATTATCTATGTTTTACTTTTGGCCTAATAGAATATATTTGATCTTGTATTTctgcaatttaaattaaaatttgtttaaatattttattcaataataatagttattattatgttttattaaGTACTCCATTTggctttttagaaaaaaattgtattaattttaaatttattcatgcTATATTGGAGTAAAAAATATCCACCTCATATCATTTCGCTTATCACTAAATTAAGAGGTAGGGATTAtcggttaaaaaaaaattaaaatttaatttaaaaggatAAATACACTAAGCCCTTACtccaatatatatttatttatttattttgaaatgggtatatatatatatttatatatacgtTTATtcgataataataatttttttaaattcataatattaCGATACTATATAACAATCGCTCAATCTCAAACTAAATTATGAACTATCACCACAAGACATGATCATATGATAAGTGAAAAGTGCGGTCCagctcaaagaaaaaaaaattcgggCATCTTAAACATCTGATTTATCACTAAAACTCACCCTGTAACGACTCGGAagctggaccgctaccggcgctaggattcagatcgacttaaggtcgccggaacccgtagcaagcctaacatacttcctgtacatctgataaaatatcatacatgatcatacattttcataaaaattttaaaattttcataaaaattttaaacttttcatataccaagtttgacctgtgcatgtatcataactgtatacataaaaccccttactggaaccctcatcaaatgctccagttagGTCAACatttcatatgtcaagcctggttcaacatacctcatcattaaaacatttatataaagattatgtacaacagggattaacaataaacattagggtcaagcacaatactaatcctcattacattacattacatgtccactacaactctattacatgacatagccattaccattgctgacttcctgctatctctaaccctgcaaacctgggggttaggggaaaggtgtgagctacaaaagcccagtgagcataacagtagaaacaaattaattaaacatatactttcttgaaatgcatcacatcacaaacaattcacatcacggatggacttgtcaccagtaaccctctacatatccaattgtgccaggggcgtagaatgggcaaccctggtctttcccttacatataacatatcataacatatccaactatgccaggggcgtagaatgggcaaccttggtctttcccttacatagtgccaggacgCGTAGAATGGGTAGCCCTGGTCTTCCatatccgtatcatatcataacctgcttgagggctagtgggtcatccaatatccatccacatcaacagcaaattatgcaatgcatcatatttgtgaattctaatgcaacaacttataaacatggcaatcgtgatacatgaacatgctcaaaagtttaattactttaaataaaaatataataataagtagttttgttctactcacctctggctgacactggaacaactaactcactgctggtctcctcagttcctcgggtccgatcctacacaggtggactcaaatgagggactaaacaaactctaacatgacactaaacatctccccaaaacccccctaaaacaccataaaatatgcaaaacaagcaaggaaaggctgaacaggggactttcggtggcaggttcggcggccgaaggtccctacagatccgaaagttagggtccttcggaggcaggttcggcggccgaaggtcctccacagatccgaaagtcagggacttttgggggcgggttcggcggccgaaactcccctccagagctgaaagtgcatgttttcgggggcaagttaggtggccaaaaggctgcctcccaagcaggtTCAGCAGTCGAacccttcttcggcggccgaacctaggctcCCCAGAAAGGTAGAACCCGACACAAACTCATGCATTTCAGCCTCACAACTCTCAAATCCTATCTTCCAACTTCCCACAGCATGCAAAcacactccaacatgcacaaggggtataaaactagcctaaaccccaacaaacaacatcaCATTTTCATACATTTAAcaataaaccaacataaaccctaatattttacaactagcctaaacatgcatcaaaaccctcaacgccttcttaaaacttattcaaaacatgaacaaaggtatggatctacacttacctcttgaagatcgagggtaggcGTGACACAAACTTGGAGGTTAGGAGAAAGGGTCTTcggaggtctccaagtttcaaaacttcggttttgagcttaaaaacttcaaaacaagataaaagcttgtcaaaaacttgtaagatttgaaggaaatcataaaatcaaccaaaggagggcgaaatctcacctatgcccgaaaatagagagagaaaactcgctcattttcggacaagaggcactttataggtggctggccagaccacctttgggggccaaaggtgctcccgcaAAAGAGCCATGTTGGGCagccaaacatgaggttcggcggccgaacctgggctcttcctccatggtgttttctttcaaaactcaattttctttcttcattaaaaccataaaagcattaaaaacattttatgaaaaccttattttacccttctagaaggctccgacatctgagaaattccggattccaacggagattctgccggaaggtaggaattctgatgccggggtctagccgggtattacattcttccccctttaagaacattcatccccgaatgtttaACAAACAAACATAAGCAATAAGGAAGcacacataaaaacataaaacactaactttagaagagataagggtattgctggagcatggactcacgtgtctcccaggtacattcttctacattatggtgattccaaaggactttcaccatcgggatttccttgttcctcagctttctgatctgcgtgtctatgatccgcactggctgctcaacataagtgagatctcctaggatctccacatcaggcttattgagaaccttgcccagatttgacacgaacttccgtaacatggaaacatgaaaaaccggatggattctctccatggaagcaggtaagtccaacttgtacgatacattctcaatcttatgcaagatttcaaagggtccgatgtaccgtggagctagcttacctttcttcccaaaacgaatcacccctttcataggagacaccttgagcaacaccatatctccctcctgaaactccacatgcttcctgcggacatctgcatagcttttctgccggctcacagcagttctgatcctttctctgataatgggcactaccctgctggtgatctctactagctcaggccctgctaaggccctttctcccacttcttcccagcaaacaggtggcctgcacttcctcccataaagagcttcataagaagccatccctatgctagcatgatagctgttattgtaggcaaactccaccaaggatagatgctgcctccaagaaccgccaaaatctagcacacacattctgagcatatcttctatagtatggatggtcctctctgactgtccatcggtctgtggatggaaggcagtgctaaagtccaaccttatgcccatagcattctgcagactccgccaaaacctagaggtgaattGGAGTCTCCTATTTGACACTATCGagacaggagccccatgcagcctgacaatctcttccacatacacttgtgccaatttgtccacagaatagccactcttgacagggatgaagtgagcagatttggtcagtctatccacaatcacccatatggagtctagtctattGGACATTGccagtaaccccaccacgaaatccatagccacattctcccatttccactttggaatcggcagtgggttgagcataccagctggcttctgatgttccagcttcaccctctgacatacttctcAGGCGGACATGAACTGTGCCACttttctcttcatagctggccaccaataaactcttttcagatcctggtacattttgttggctccagggtgaacactgtacctggcattatgaacttccctcataatgtctcccttcagactcacgtcatctggtacacataacctgttcccgtaacggaggatccctttatcttcaaatctgaactcatcattcttgcctgcttGAACTACTCTGGCGATCTTCACAAACTCTGGgttctcatgctgtttctgagccacctgctccagaaacacgggtgtcactctcatctgagatatcaaagcacctgtaccagacaactccaactgcagcccttcatcaatgagcttatataattccctcaccaccggtcttctctttgttgtaacatgggatagactgccaagtgatttccggcttagggcatctgccacaacatttgtcttacccggatggtactggatcttgcaatcatagttactaagtagttctacccatcttctctgccttaggttcaatttcttctgactcaagatgtactgcagacttttatgatctgtgaagatctcacatcttaccccataaaggtaatgcctccacatcttgagtgtaaaGATCACGGCTGCCATCCCTAGAttgtgtgtaggataattcaactcatgcttcttcaactgtctagaagcataagcaatcaccctttcattatgcatcaacacacaacctagtcccactcgggatgcatcacaaaacaccgtgaagtcttcattactggtaggcagagctaacaccggtgctgacatcaacctcCTCTTCAGcttttcaaagctttcctcacactgttatgaccaaacaaacctctgattctttttggtcagcctggtcataggagctgcaattctagagaagtcctgaacgaacctcctgtagtaacctgtcaaacctaaaaaaactttttatctctgtcactgtagtggatctaggtcagttagctacagcttctactttcttaaggtctacctcaattcctatttctgacaccacatgccccaagaaagaaatgctcctcaaccagaattcacacttagagaacttggcatacaagtcgtgttctctcagggtctgcaacactgtcctcagatgatgggcatgctcctctgcattcctggaatacactaagatatcgtcaatgaagacaataacaaagtgatctagaaactggctaaaaactctgttcatgaggtccatgaatgctgcaagggcATTTGTCAGCCCGAACCCACTAGGAACTcgtaatgcccatatctagtcctgaacgccgtcttcagcatatcttcctctctgattcttagctggtggtacccagatctcatatctatcttggaaaaacaacctgctcctgctagctggtcaaatagatcgtcgatcctgggtagaggatacttgttcttggtagtgactttgttcaactgtctgtagtcgatataaagtcttagggatccatccttcttctttacaaatagtactggagcaccccaaggtgaggtactcagtcggatgaaacccttatctaccaactcttgcagctgatctttcaactctttcaactctgcaggtgccatcctgtagggagggatagagatcggtctggttccaggcatcacttctatttcgaactctatctccctagcaggtggtagtcctggaagctcgtctgggaagacatctagaaactctctgactacaggtactaaggcgggctccctgacctgactatcaagctctctcacatgagctagaaacccctgacaacctctcctgagcaacctacgagcctgtagggctgatatcaaacctctaggtgtacccctcctgtctcccctgaagacaacctttgacccatcctgtactctgaacctgactaccttgtctctacagtccaagatagcaccatgagcagatagccaatccatccctagaatgacatcaaaatctgtcaagtctagaaccacaaggtcggctggaaggcatctactctcaacaaacactaggctataccggcagactgactttgccactgatggatcacacttgggtccactgacccaaaggggacactctaacccagagactatcaaacccaacatctctacggctctcggagcaacaaaagaatgagaagcaccagggtctattaaagcatacacatcagaacatccaatgatgagattacttgacaccatggtgtttgacgtgttagcctcctgcccAACTTTTTGCTTCTTGAGGCTGCTGCATTGGGAGAAGAGCGATCAAACTTTCCTCTATTTGGATCTGCTCCACTTCTTGCTTCTTGAGGCTGCTGCATTGGGAGAAGAGAGATCAAACTTTCCTAtgcttggggtcttagaacccgaggactgtgccacctgctgctttACTGTCctctgaataatggcactagcctccatttttctggctgcatccactatggcgtggaagctctctctctctgctgctaggattagggaggaatacctaggatggagcctcatggtatacctcctagctttcttttgatctgtgtcatatgcctgacccacatactgcagcaactccaggaaTTTATCTGTGTACTAATCGACACTCATGTCCTCTATTtgtctcagctgctcaaactcaataacCTTCAGTTCTCTTGAACTGCCAGGAAAAGCCCTTCCAGCAAACTCgttggcaaactcttcccaggataggctatccaaccttgggtccacataattcttaaaccactcctttgctttcttacatttcaatgtgaaccccgccatttgAATGTGTaccagcccggaaaccggtattTCTCtataacggcccaaactgctcggcgctaggatccagatcggcttaaggccgccagaacccatagcaagcctaacttgAACTCCAAACAAATgacaaaatcccatacatgatccgactcgacGACTAgccttttaaactttttatgtaaacctaccagacttaacctttacaAATAATCAGATACACAAATCTGAAATAGCCTCCAGGGCTCACACCAGTCACTCTGTCCGTAGAGTCACGGGGCTCAAACCCGGTCTTCCCTCACggtctggtcttgggtcaaaggaatcaaaccttatcttccctcacagttaaatTGCATTGGCGTTTTCGcaacacaacatctattaagcctggcttgactcatttctcatcaagaaactgaaaacaggatacatgcatacacaagggataaagcacacactaggcaaagcacattctaaaccatatcatactgacttactagctattacatgcctttacatctttctttaatttacatcatgtccacactaagctattacacatgcagtctTCTAATCCACACTCTGCTGTTGCTGACTTTCCCAGCtattctgaacctgcaaaactagggttaagggagtgggatgagctctatagcccagtgagtagaacagtaaaataagtcattatcacatgatcttatggaatgcatcacatcacagacaatccacatcaagagtaaacctgtcaccacatagtcccagtaactctgtgccagggcgtagaatcgagcacctggtcttcctgtcatatatgtatatgtgtatataacacttctgtacttaccattgccagggcgtagtcaaaggctcctggtctttacgagaactgccagggcgtagtcaaaggctcctggtctttactatacctgccagggcgtagtcaaaggctcctggacttcctgtctgagactattggatcattcagcattcacccacatcaataaataactatgcaatgcaacatattcgtggatactaatgtaATCAACCtagtgcataatcatgatgcatgagatatgctaaaacattccattgtgcaagttaaAGAGttaaggttagttccactcacctctgctcctctggcagaaaacagaactgactctgcaacacctACCACTGATGACcccctcgatctctcgggtccaatcctacaccaaaggactcgaatgaggtgtcaaacacactctaaacaactcttaaacaacaTCCCAAAACCCCTTAAAAAGCTCTTAGaacaaacacataaagcatgcaaaagaaggctgagcagaacactttcggcggcaggttcggcggccgaatgtcctctctagagccgaaactcaagcaccttcggcggccgaatctctactttcggctgccgaaccctttcgggggcaaggttcggggactaaacacactccagagacgaaagtctccaaccttcggcggcaccttcggcggccgaatcccccttccagagctgaacatcaaaactctcgggggtgagctgtggcagccaaagccacctctcaaggggttcggcggccgaatgcaccttcggctgctgaacctgagttcatccagaactcagcttcgggcaccaccaagctcctcaatccattccaacacccaaaacatgcataacacaactccttacacacatatactcaagtatatgcacaaaggggtccaaaactaacttacaaccccaacaaaaacaacaaacataacacataaacacactgccatcatcaaaacatcaaacacATACTttaaaccctaaacatgcatctctacccataacgTCCACAAAACCTTTATAAATCCTCAAAAGAAGCTcagaatcttcacttacctcttgctaACCAGAAGCTGGACGATCTGAACtgaaagatatggagaaatacttcttcaacttctccaaacttc
This genomic window contains:
- the LOC110605833 gene encoding probable LRR receptor-like serine/threonine-protein kinase At1g12460, translating into MAAALECWSSRASTDEDMVEQVLMRTQDRSETTLQPEISSSSSSNLPIKDPSSSIMQKRFQRLSRNVSEAIASLKNSLNLDSARDPQVQVLQQQQEQASQQFSNNGTKIESCRKVVWANVVRNLTQLYPGSQLPEKLVSNIRKHYDSLPLSYAQAGFDMKDVFLHIKLIEQASVDEQPAIMIQEVSDDEVQGSVFKLTFACNSSISWPVMSGALDSTSICCKKIQIFEKKGFTLGVVLLLVQAGQEKSFKTRIESALKSAIKKPKPTAVKLPFGLCGCQEENTRGRDFGEIEEDSSEQNYKNSAENLSAKIQLEMPLPTSSLVVSVDEWQTIQLGGDEIGKWLLNSDNLELIDQIGPNSFKGVYKGKRVGIEKLKGCDKGSSYEFELRKDLLELMTCGHKNILQFYGVCVDENHGLCVATKLMEGGSVNDLMLKNKKLQMKEIIRIAIDVAEGIKFMNDHGVAYRDLNTQRILLDRHGNACLGDMGIVTACKSMGEAMEYETDGYRWLAPEIIAGDPESVTETWMSNAYSFGMVIWEMVTGEAAYAACSPVQAAVGIAACGLRPDIPKDCPQILKSLMTKCWDNSPSKRPQFSEILSILSRFSNNNTR